One segment of Vagococcus martis DNA contains the following:
- a CDS encoding LysR family transcriptional regulator, which yields MDIRQLTYFIAIAEANTISDAAKKLNIAQSALSQMLKQLETELGTILVERHKKQHHLTPSGCIMYDEALSIIAQINQAKQRIQDSNVGTLGSINIGVDALLSSILYSTIKDYLKTYPDIKLNIFQNDQATLQEMLEARQIDVALTHYALNEDEFISINKETVPVYLVYSDNYDEHWTMNEILRQSKDIILPLHKDEKLYKELTLWLNNSIGCKKNITSCADVKLLLQLIKTNQCVSFIPEFLLRELPKSIHIHEVTLPTLTYSYQWVYLKNRYFPKMLTEFLSFN from the coding sequence ATGGATATCAGACAATTAACTTATTTTATTGCCATAGCAGAAGCAAATACTATCTCTGATGCCGCAAAAAAACTTAATATTGCTCAATCAGCTTTAAGTCAAATGTTAAAGCAACTAGAAACTGAGTTAGGTACTATTCTAGTAGAAAGACATAAAAAACAACATCACCTCACTCCTAGTGGGTGTATTATGTATGATGAAGCACTGTCCATCATCGCCCAAATAAATCAAGCCAAACAACGCATACAAGATAGTAACGTTGGCACACTTGGTTCGATTAATATTGGCGTCGATGCACTACTATCCAGCATTTTATATTCAACTATTAAAGACTATTTAAAAACATATCCAGATATTAAATTAAATATTTTTCAAAACGATCAAGCTACATTGCAAGAAATGTTGGAAGCTAGACAAATTGACGTTGCCCTAACTCACTATGCCCTCAATGAAGATGAATTTATTTCAATTAACAAAGAAACGGTTCCTGTTTACCTCGTTTACTCTGATAATTATGATGAGCATTGGACAATGAATGAAATATTACGTCAGTCAAAAGATATTATCTTACCTCTACACAAAGATGAAAAATTGTATAAAGAATTGACTCTTTGGTTAAACAATTCGATTGGCTGCAAAAAAAACATTACAAGCTGTGCAGATGTAAAACTACTCTTACAATTGATTAAAACCAATCAATGTGTTAGTTTTATTCCAGAATTTTTACTACGAGAATTACCTAAAAGTATTCATATACATGAAGTGACACTTCCTACTCTCACTTACTCATACCAATGGGTTTACTTAAAAAATAGGTACTTCCCAAAAATGTTAACTGAGTTTTTATCGTTTAATTAA
- a CDS encoding FAD:protein FMN transferase, whose product MPNKVVKQLHLMGTVIDITVVGNKAEEVVEKTVRMLEYYEKMFSANDDTSELMKINFNAGKTDTKVSPELYNLISLGKYHSMKDDSFLNIAIGPLIKEWKIGFEGALVPSKEVIESLLRKTNPEKIILSPNTHSIYLEDKQMEIDLGALAKGFITDKVVEYYKQQDITSAILNLGGNVVVYGESHHPDGYFRVGIQHPTEPRSHCLVTIQAKNESIVTSGIYERTLTVGKTIYHHIINPKTGYPIETDVVSLTIISKQSVDGEIWTTRLFGKNTKEIISIVNQLDGIECVVIDKTNKVFTSDMIKTKLM is encoded by the coding sequence ATGCCAAATAAAGTGGTCAAACAATTACATTTGATGGGAACAGTAATAGATATTACTGTAGTAGGAAATAAAGCGGAAGAAGTAGTTGAGAAGACAGTTAGAATGCTAGAGTATTATGAAAAAATGTTTAGTGCTAATGACGATACTTCAGAATTAATGAAAATAAACTTTAATGCTGGAAAAACAGATACAAAGGTTTCACCTGAATTATACAATCTTATTTCACTTGGTAAGTATCATAGTATGAAGGATGATAGCTTTTTAAATATAGCGATTGGTCCTTTAATAAAAGAGTGGAAAATTGGGTTTGAAGGAGCGTTAGTTCCATCAAAAGAAGTCATTGAAAGTCTATTAAGAAAAACCAATCCAGAAAAAATTATTTTAAGTCCTAATACACATAGTATTTATTTAGAGGACAAACAAATGGAGATTGATCTAGGTGCATTAGCAAAAGGATTCATTACTGATAAAGTAGTGGAGTATTATAAACAACAAGATATAACGTCGGCTATTTTAAATCTTGGTGGTAATGTGGTGGTCTATGGAGAAAGTCATCATCCAGATGGTTATTTTAGAGTAGGGATCCAACATCCAACAGAACCACGCTCTCATTGTTTAGTAACTATTCAAGCTAAAAATGAATCGATTGTGACGTCTGGTATTTATGAAAGAACGTTAACAGTTGGAAAAACAATCTATCATCACATAATTAATCCAAAGACAGGATATCCAATTGAAACAGATGTCGTAAGTTTGACGATTATTTCTAAACAATCAGTTGATGGAGAAATATGGACAACACGTCTATTTGGTAAAAATACCAAAGAGATTATAAGTATTGTGAATCAACTTGATGGTATTGAGTGTGTTGTTATAGATAAAACAAATAAAGTATTTACTTCAGATATGATTAAAACAAAACTAATGTAA
- a CDS encoding PTS glucitol/sorbitol transporter subunit IIA: protein MIKSVVKQIGEHAMDAKDEMIILFGEKVTEEIEKVSVIQQVETSGPFNLEVGDTILFDDQEYHIVKIGSVSNRHLESMGHVTLMFKDPEGMDELSNAIYLEPYTFPKINEGTIITYR from the coding sequence ATGATTAAATCAGTTGTCAAACAAATTGGGGAACACGCAATGGATGCTAAAGATGAAATGATTATTTTATTTGGAGAAAAAGTGACAGAAGAAATTGAAAAAGTTTCTGTTATTCAACAAGTTGAAACAAGTGGGCCATTTAATCTAGAAGTTGGTGATACCATTTTATTTGATGACCAAGAGTACCATATAGTTAAAATTGGGTCTGTTTCTAATAGACACTTAGAATCTATGGGACATGTAACATTGATGTTCAAAGATCCAGAAGGTATGGATGAACTATCAAATGCGATTTATCTGGAACCATATACGTTCCCTAAAATCAATGAAGGGACTATCATTACATATCGTTAG
- a CDS encoding NADPH-dependent FMN reductase has protein sequence MDKYIAIVGTNSDQSTNRKLLYFIRDYFKNEADIEIIEIKEFPMFNKPDDGILPSIVKEVAQKIEEADGVIISTPEYNHAVPAALMNALNWLSYNIYPFVDKPVMITGASYGTLGSSRAQSHLKQMLDSPELKARTMPSSEFLLSHSLQAFDESGKLVDEDQIQKLHSLFLDFKHFVYMTNQLMSAHKQNKKEAENFSWENI, from the coding sequence ATGGATAAGTATATAGCGATAGTAGGGACAAATTCTGATCAATCAACAAATCGAAAATTATTGTATTTTATTAGAGATTATTTTAAAAACGAGGCAGATATTGAAATAATCGAAATCAAAGAGTTCCCTATGTTCAATAAACCTGATGATGGAATTTTACCAAGTATTGTAAAAGAAGTAGCGCAAAAAATAGAAGAGGCAGACGGTGTCATTATCAGTACACCGGAATATAATCATGCCGTTCCAGCAGCATTAATGAATGCATTGAATTGGTTATCTTACAATATTTACCCATTTGTGGATAAGCCGGTTATGATCACAGGTGCTTCATATGGTACGTTAGGTTCATCAAGAGCACAAAGTCATTTAAAACAAATGCTTGATTCACCTGAGTTAAAAGCTAGAACAATGCCGAGTTCGGAATTTCTATTAAGTCACTCACTTCAAGCTTTTGACGAAAGTGGAAAATTAGTAGATGAGGATCAAATTCAAAAGTTGCATAGTCTATTTTTAGACTTTAAGCATTTTGTCTATATGACCAATCAATTAATGAGTGCGCACAAACAAAATAAAAAAGAAGCAGAAAACTTTTCATGGGAAAACATTTAA
- a CDS encoding AI-2E family transporter, translating into MKLKKEGSPKSLFYRLFLNNKLVTGLMVVLLILLILLVFTKVSDLFTPVAQFLGIVGVPIIVSGLLYYLLNPVVNFFEKRGIKRVYTISLLFITILGLIIWGIVILVPKIEYQTKSFISEWPHYWDVIERKSTEFLSLPALSQFSEPFEKYFNELTNSISSLAKSLSKTTFNSLGNIVGAVANVVVTAITVPFILFYLLKDGRKLVPYITPVIPIKMRKPTLRVLEDINKQLSSYVRGQVTVAFAVSVMFMIGFSVIGLEYSVTLGILAGLLNLIPYIGSALATIPAIILALVSGPKMLIAVIIVFIIEQTIEGRVISPLILGSQLDIHPITIIFVLLSAGKLFGVLGVILGIPGYAAIKVVVIHVFNWYKEVSGLYEEEQEEETPSVT; encoded by the coding sequence GTGAAGTTAAAAAAAGAGGGAAGCCCTAAGTCTTTATTCTATCGTTTGTTTTTAAACAACAAACTAGTAACAGGCTTAATGGTTGTATTGTTAATACTACTCATACTATTAGTATTTACTAAAGTATCTGACTTGTTTACACCTGTCGCGCAATTTTTAGGCATTGTTGGTGTACCAATCATTGTGTCAGGTTTACTGTACTACTTACTAAATCCAGTAGTCAATTTCTTTGAAAAACGTGGCATCAAACGCGTTTATACCATTAGTTTACTTTTTATTACTATTTTAGGGTTAATTATTTGGGGAATTGTTATTCTTGTTCCAAAAATTGAATACCAAACAAAAAGTTTTATTTCAGAATGGCCCCATTACTGGGATGTTATTGAACGAAAATCCACAGAGTTCTTATCTTTACCTGCTCTGAGTCAATTTAGTGAGCCTTTTGAGAAATACTTTAATGAACTAACAAATTCTATTAGTAGTTTAGCGAAATCCTTATCTAAAACAACATTTAACAGTTTAGGTAATATCGTTGGAGCAGTAGCAAATGTTGTTGTGACTGCTATTACTGTACCGTTTATTTTGTTCTATTTATTAAAGGATGGACGGAAATTAGTTCCGTACATTACGCCAGTTATTCCAATAAAAATGCGAAAGCCAACACTTAGAGTGTTAGAAGATATTAATAAACAATTATCTTCTTACGTACGAGGTCAAGTGACAGTAGCATTTGCTGTTTCTGTCATGTTTATGATTGGTTTTAGTGTTATAGGACTTGAATATAGTGTGACGTTAGGTATATTAGCAGGTTTGTTAAATTTAATTCCTTATATCGGGTCTGCTCTAGCAACAATTCCGGCGATTATATTAGCCCTTGTTAGTGGTCCTAAAATGTTAATTGCTGTGATTATAGTATTTATTATTGAGCAAACAATTGAAGGACGTGTGATTTCACCTTTAATTTTAGGCAGTCAGTTAGATATTCATCCTATTACGATTATTTTTGTCTTGTTATCAGCTGGTAAATTATTTGGTGTATTAGGAGTGATATTAGGTATACCTGGATATGCTGCTATTAAAGTGGTTGTCATTCATGTATTTAATTGGTACAAAGAAGTATCAGGTTTATATGAAGAAGAACAAGAGGAAGAAACACCAAGTGTGACTTAA
- a CDS encoding NADPH-dependent oxidoreductase, which yields MKLVGIVGSNADKSYNRTLLQYIKKHFSDKFDLELIEIKDVPLFNQSNDQTNSPVIQSINRKILNADGVIIATPEHNHTIPASLKSVLEWLSFKIHPLENKPVMIIGASYYDQGSSRAQLHLRQILDAPGVHALVMPGNEFLLGKVREAFDDNNNLKDAKTVEFLSNVLDKFLRYIEVISELEGTKKPELEKEDLYCEGSINTTIDGVDKGADDWVEQASEKVQAVEGDTYVKLNRGILTVNQLNHFFASMPMELTYADNNNQFLYYNYTKEDKDMLASRHPSQVGNPLAYCHPEKALNGVNWVVQQLRSGAQDCVRVHVPTHGPDKFVVHNYQAIHDDEGNYAGINEYILDFKPIVEWYLKQTGQTLTPGTDTVSGASESSNHTDSSDTDAVSSASKTE from the coding sequence ATGAAATTAGTAGGAATTGTAGGATCAAATGCTGATAAATCATATAATCGTACGTTGTTACAATACATAAAAAAACACTTTTCTGATAAATTTGATTTAGAATTAATCGAAATTAAAGATGTTCCATTGTTTAATCAAAGTAACGATCAAACAAACTCACCAGTGATTCAGTCAATAAACCGTAAGATTTTAAATGCAGATGGGGTTATTATTGCAACACCTGAACATAACCATACAATACCAGCCAGTTTAAAGAGTGTACTAGAGTGGTTATCATTTAAAATACATCCACTAGAAAACAAACCAGTAATGATTATTGGTGCTTCGTACTATGACCAAGGTTCTTCACGAGCTCAATTACATTTACGACAAATACTTGATGCACCAGGTGTTCATGCTTTAGTCATGCCAGGAAATGAATTTTTACTTGGAAAAGTACGCGAAGCATTTGATGACAATAATAACCTAAAAGACGCTAAAACTGTTGAGTTTTTAAGTAATGTATTAGATAAATTTTTACGATATATTGAAGTAATATCTGAGCTAGAAGGAACGAAAAAGCCTGAACTGGAAAAAGAAGATTTATATTGCGAAGGATCAATCAATACCACAATTGATGGAGTTGATAAGGGAGCTGATGACTGGGTTGAACAAGCATCAGAAAAAGTTCAAGCAGTAGAAGGTGATACTTATGTCAAATTAAATCGTGGTATATTAACGGTTAATCAGTTAAATCATTTCTTTGCCTCAATGCCTATGGAATTAACCTATGCAGATAATAATAATCAATTTTTATATTATAATTACACAAAAGAAGATAAAGATATGTTAGCCTCACGTCATCCAAGTCAAGTAGGGAACCCTCTAGCCTATTGTCATCCAGAAAAAGCATTAAACGGTGTGAATTGGGTTGTTCAGCAGTTACGATCTGGAGCTCAAGATTGTGTTAGAGTACATGTTCCAACGCATGGACCAGATAAATTTGTTGTACATAATTATCAAGCAATTCATGATGATGAAGGCAATTATGCTGGTATAAACGAATACATACTAGATTTTAAACCAATTGTTGAGTGGTATTTAAAACAAACAGGCCAAACTTTAACACCAGGGACAGATACAGTCAGTGGTGCTTCAGAATCTTCCAATCATACAGATTCATCTGATACGGATGCAGTCTCAAGTGCGTCAAAAACAGAATAA
- a CDS encoding S8 family serine peptidase — protein sequence MKQSVVKRSALLASSLFLLSTPVLDATLVLANETSSQKETQTNQKKVEESVKNFLNEEKELANKADATDFYTRVNEQLKNEGLIKEGTSNTTIDKEQRIRVMVQLDEDVAINKVDLPTGSKQSVQSIEKATDTVVKKQSSVKVKIEKIAGSKAKRSFGYLLNAFSINVKVGDIEKIEALSGVVSVTPAQVFYPTDTHANAIADVQKVWEEKKLHGEGMVISIIDSGIDPSHKDLFLSNPESGPLTKESVKKMDKGKYFSEKVPFGYNYADGSDDIVDVGDAGMHGQHVAGIAGSNGEVKGVAPEAQLLAMKVFSNNKELKGCYTDDIIAAIEDSVKLGADVINMSLGSVSANTDPNDPQNQAIKRASDAGVMSVISAGNNSVSGTNDMHDTPKNLLNTSDMSTVGSPGVTTEALTVASSENSIVTLETLKDTLGNAVFSSVPELTDGSTTIFSKVETQYGVLNQERELIDVGFGKATDYTDEVKKSIKGNIALIQRGEMSFSEKAKYAKENGAVAAFIYNNTDGIVQMSLDDAEYPTIGLSDVDGDVLLQVAKDKKKVAFNLGKAEVDNKMYGKMSDFSSWGPTPELNFKPEISAPGGNIYSLANGNKYQTMSGTSMASPFVAGSQALILQAIKAKKLNLSGKELVKFAKDSAVNTSVPMFDVSHTKEIISPRRQGAGQINVASAIENEVSVLYTPTNESTIALKEIGRSTTIDVTLTNHSDQDKTYTVNDYGGVYTQSTDANKEIYDTKIDKANLTTNKQTIELKAKESKTVSFNLTLPFSFSEQQFVEGFIGFDGVDTPNLVIPYMGFFGTYSKDKAVDPLIFQEGHGAPTASGFLVSNGNNILGMVKNEKGESVVDPDAMAISPKNNDGVQDYSMPYLFFNRNFSQATYDIIDDKGDTIKELYISKNGRKDFFNSGTGKWTTHAVSQAKWAGTSYNKKSGKEEQVTDGRYQYKVSVTSQNDGSTQETYIPITVDNTKPEIKHVEVSKTGTLLVEVTDNLSGVKPDVVALNVNGKNYKIALKEGSNKDKRNQQYESTQKISSVFSQGKNQVTLGVSDMAGNIATSSIVAQQGDKENILIYNLSPNQTISQNTAGYNKETGSFILTGSYKNDTVFYVDGVEVKTSDKGLFEVSVPITKDKTSILFTQDKEGTDLFGVMPVKVDLDTPVIEINDSSDGKINTTDSQYTLSGNISDATEALLYNPKTEEKIPLTLDNGTFSKELSLIYGDNLYYVVATDESGNHTTQQVVVHSSSATKIDKNMIKFDNIDSSLSVINTDSTGYDKDNKTLTITGKLAYPVANFTLNGEKVPYDPTTLAFSYQMKNISTGSYRLTAYVQDDKLNQGKPVVNYGYTIWVDDTLPSLTLHNVEQQSDGRLVGFTNQNPYVVQATITDNLTGYDFSINNNHVYTDPSYTTFNESFFDKRPSVDVDYKVSLLPEATSKMTATLSDLVGNKQTLDFDMKHHKDNAIPAPNVVSSDDKLTRKPVVLSSSNETEVANHVGSFEKPNLYYSTDKESWTVVPTDVSVSENGNYYFKYADKYGNESAVSEIKVDNIRTEIKSLPTISLSSYGGKEEKVTVTIGLTIEDTDTHLTYSLDEGKTWEEYKEAFDVTKDSVLQVKSVDTAGNESPVLSENIVVKPKPIQSKESTTQTELEQTDKKDGETQTSNELEESPSKEEKGKAEKEQTPPFENQEKEDEKIVDKEENQKEKTSQLSQESIGFISNETVKRVSNVSSNQTQETLKSFAKHHLPKTGETSNKKVVIIGILMLSLVSIVWLNKRKKEQ from the coding sequence ATGAAACAGTCGGTTGTTAAACGTTCGGCACTGCTAGCGAGTAGTCTTTTTTTATTGTCCACGCCAGTTTTGGATGCAACACTTGTATTAGCAAATGAAACGAGTAGTCAAAAGGAAACACAAACGAATCAAAAAAAGGTAGAAGAAAGTGTCAAAAATTTTTTGAATGAAGAAAAAGAATTGGCCAATAAAGCTGATGCAACTGATTTTTATACAAGAGTCAATGAACAGTTAAAAAATGAGGGACTAATCAAAGAAGGTACATCTAACACAACTATTGATAAAGAACAACGCATACGTGTAATGGTTCAGTTAGATGAGGATGTTGCTATAAATAAAGTTGACCTACCAACAGGTTCTAAACAATCTGTTCAGTCAATAGAAAAAGCGACAGATACAGTGGTCAAAAAACAATCGTCTGTAAAAGTAAAGATTGAAAAAATCGCAGGTTCAAAGGCCAAACGTTCATTTGGTTATTTGTTAAACGCGTTTTCTATTAATGTAAAAGTTGGAGACATTGAAAAAATTGAAGCATTAAGCGGAGTTGTATCGGTGACACCGGCGCAAGTATTTTATCCAACTGATACACATGCAAATGCAATTGCCGATGTACAAAAAGTTTGGGAAGAAAAGAAATTACATGGTGAAGGGATGGTTATCTCAATTATTGATAGTGGAATCGATCCAAGCCATAAAGATCTATTCTTATCCAATCCTGAAAGCGGTCCTTTAACTAAAGAAAGCGTTAAAAAAATGGATAAAGGGAAATACTTCAGTGAAAAGGTTCCATTTGGTTATAATTACGCAGATGGCAGCGATGATATTGTAGATGTGGGTGATGCTGGGATGCATGGCCAACATGTGGCAGGTATTGCTGGATCAAATGGTGAAGTGAAAGGGGTTGCCCCAGAAGCTCAGTTACTTGCGATGAAAGTTTTTTCTAATAACAAAGAGTTGAAAGGTTGTTATACAGATGACATTATTGCGGCTATTGAGGACTCGGTTAAATTAGGAGCGGACGTTATTAATATGAGTTTGGGTTCTGTTAGCGCAAATACTGATCCAAACGATCCGCAAAATCAAGCGATAAAACGCGCAAGTGATGCAGGTGTTATGTCAGTTATTTCAGCAGGAAATAATAGTGTGAGTGGGACAAACGACATGCATGACACTCCAAAAAATCTATTAAATACGTCAGATATGAGTACAGTCGGAAGTCCTGGAGTCACTACAGAAGCGTTGACTGTTGCGTCATCAGAAAATTCTATTGTGACACTTGAAACATTGAAAGATACATTAGGTAATGCAGTCTTTAGTTCAGTGCCAGAATTAACAGATGGGTCAACGACCATATTTAGTAAAGTTGAAACACAATATGGTGTACTAAATCAAGAACGCGAATTAATAGATGTAGGATTTGGTAAAGCAACAGATTATACAGATGAAGTGAAAAAATCAATAAAAGGAAATATTGCTTTGATACAGCGTGGCGAGATGTCATTTAGTGAAAAAGCAAAATATGCAAAAGAAAATGGTGCTGTTGCAGCCTTTATCTATAATAATACGGATGGCATTGTACAAATGTCCTTAGATGATGCAGAGTATCCAACAATTGGTCTGTCTGATGTTGATGGAGACGTGTTATTACAAGTAGCGAAGGATAAGAAAAAAGTAGCGTTCAATCTTGGAAAAGCTGAAGTTGACAATAAAATGTATGGTAAGATGTCAGATTTTAGTTCATGGGGACCAACACCTGAATTGAATTTTAAACCTGAAATATCTGCTCCTGGTGGTAATATTTATTCATTAGCTAATGGAAATAAATACCAAACAATGAGCGGAACAAGTATGGCGTCACCTTTTGTAGCTGGATCTCAAGCATTGATTTTACAAGCCATAAAAGCGAAAAAACTTAACTTGAGTGGGAAAGAATTAGTGAAGTTTGCAAAAGATTCTGCTGTTAATACATCTGTTCCAATGTTTGATGTGAGTCATACCAAAGAAATTATTTCACCACGAAGACAAGGTGCAGGTCAAATCAATGTGGCTTCAGCGATTGAAAATGAAGTCAGTGTCCTTTACACACCGACTAATGAATCAACGATAGCCTTAAAAGAAATTGGCCGTTCAACAACAATCGATGTGACGTTGACTAATCATAGTGATCAAGATAAAACATATACAGTAAATGATTATGGTGGAGTCTATACACAGAGTACTGACGCGAATAAAGAAATCTATGATACAAAAATAGATAAAGCTAATCTAACAACAAATAAACAAACAATTGAGTTAAAAGCTAAAGAGAGTAAAACTGTTTCGTTTAATTTGACGTTACCATTTTCTTTTTCAGAACAACAATTTGTTGAAGGCTTTATCGGATTTGACGGTGTGGATACACCTAACTTAGTTATTCCATACATGGGGTTCTTTGGTACTTATTCTAAAGATAAGGCAGTCGATCCTTTGATTTTCCAAGAAGGTCATGGCGCACCGACAGCATCAGGATTTTTAGTAAGTAATGGCAATAATATTTTAGGAATGGTGAAAAATGAAAAAGGTGAGTCAGTTGTCGATCCAGATGCGATGGCTATTTCTCCTAAAAATAATGATGGTGTTCAAGATTATAGTATGCCATATTTATTTTTCAATCGTAATTTCTCACAAGCAACATATGACATTATAGATGATAAAGGTGACACAATAAAAGAGCTTTACATTTCTAAAAATGGTCGCAAAGATTTCTTTAATTCAGGAACAGGAAAGTGGACAACACATGCCGTGTCTCAAGCAAAATGGGCAGGAACGTCATATAATAAAAAATCAGGCAAAGAAGAACAAGTGACAGATGGTCGTTACCAATACAAAGTGAGTGTTACTTCACAAAATGATGGATCAACTCAAGAAACATACATACCAATAACAGTTGATAATACAAAACCAGAAATTAAACATGTCGAGGTAAGTAAAACAGGAACGCTACTAGTTGAGGTAACGGATAATCTGTCTGGAGTGAAACCAGATGTTGTGGCTTTAAATGTAAATGGAAAAAATTACAAAATAGCTCTTAAGGAAGGTAGTAACAAAGATAAACGTAATCAGCAATATGAATCAACTCAGAAAATATCTAGTGTTTTTTCTCAAGGAAAAAATCAAGTAACTCTTGGAGTGAGTGATATGGCTGGGAATATTGCGACCTCAAGTATTGTTGCTCAACAAGGTGATAAAGAAAATATATTAATTTATAATCTGTCACCAAATCAAACAATTAGTCAAAATACAGCAGGATATAATAAAGAGACTGGGAGTTTTATACTAACAGGTAGTTACAAAAATGATACAGTATTTTATGTAGATGGTGTTGAAGTCAAAACATCAGATAAGGGATTATTTGAAGTCAGTGTTCCGATTACAAAAGATAAAACCAGTATATTATTTACGCAAGATAAAGAAGGCACTGACTTGTTTGGTGTGATGCCAGTAAAAGTGGATTTAGATACGCCTGTGATAGAAATAAACGATTCATCTGATGGGAAAATAAATACAACAGATAGTCAATATACGTTATCAGGTAATATCAGTGATGCAACTGAAGCTTTGCTTTATAACCCTAAAACAGAAGAAAAAATACCTTTAACATTAGATAACGGTACGTTCTCTAAAGAGCTCTCACTAATTTATGGAGATAATTTATATTATGTTGTTGCAACCGATGAATCGGGAAATCACACCACTCAACAGGTTGTCGTTCATTCATCTAGTGCAACGAAAATTGATAAAAATATGATTAAATTTGATAATATCGATTCTAGTCTATCAGTGATAAATACGGATAGCACAGGATATGATAAAGATAATAAAACATTAACCATAACTGGTAAGTTAGCCTATCCAGTCGCTAATTTTACATTAAATGGTGAAAAAGTACCTTATGATCCAACAACTTTAGCCTTTAGTTACCAAATGAAAAATATTTCAACAGGTTCATATCGTTTAACGGCTTACGTCCAAGACGATAAGTTAAATCAAGGGAAGCCAGTTGTTAATTATGGCTATACTATTTGGGTGGACGACACTTTACCATCGTTAACATTACATAATGTGGAGCAACAATCTGATGGACGATTAGTTGGGTTTACGAATCAAAATCCTTACGTTGTTCAAGCCACGATAACAGATAATTTAACGGGTTATGATTTTAGTATAAATAATAATCATGTTTACACTGATCCAAGCTATACAACATTTAATGAGTCGTTTTTTGATAAAAGACCAAGTGTGGATGTTGATTATAAAGTGTCTCTTTTACCAGAAGCAACATCTAAAATGACGGCAACATTATCTGACTTAGTTGGAAATAAACAAACATTAGATTTTGATATGAAACATCACAAAGATAATGCAATACCAGCTCCAAATGTAGTAAGTAGTGATGATAAATTAACACGTAAACCAGTCGTATTATCATCTAGTAATGAGACTGAAGTAGCTAATCATGTAGGTAGTTTTGAAAAGCCTAACTTGTATTACTCAACTGATAAAGAAAGTTGGACGGTTGTACCAACAGATGTCAGCGTCAGTGAAAATGGAAATTACTACTTTAAGTATGCTGATAAATATGGAAATGAATCAGCAGTCTCCGAAATAAAAGTAGATAATATTCGTACCGAAATAAAATCACTCCCAACTATTTCACTTAGCTCATATGGTGGGAAAGAAGAAAAAGTGACAGTGACGATTGGTTTAACGATTGAGGATACTGATACTCATCTCACGTATAGTTTAGATGAAGGAAAAACATGGGAAGAGTACAAAGAAGCATTTGACGTGACAAAAGATAGTGTATTACAAGTCAAATCAGTTGATACTGCGGGTAATGAAAGTCCAGTTTTAAGTGAAAACATCGTCGTAAAACCTAAACCAATCCAAAGTAAAGAAAGTACAACACAAACAGAATTAGAACAAACAGATAAAAAAGATGGTGAGACACAGACATCAAATGAATTAGAAGAATCACCATCTAAAGAAGAAAAAGGTAAAGCAGAAAAAGAGCAAACGCCACCTTTTGAAAATCAAGAAAAAGAAGATGAAAAAATAGTAGATAAAGAAGAGAATCAAAAAGAAAAAACTAGTCAACTATCGCAAGAGTCAATTGGATTCATTTCTAATGAAACGGTGAAACGAGTGAGTAATGTATCATCTAATCAAACGCAGGAAACCCTAAAATCATTTGCTAAACACCACTTACCAAAGACTGGTGAGACATCAAATAAAAAGGTAGTGATAATTGGTATACTGATGTTATCGTTAGTATCAATTGTATGGCTCAATAAACGAAAAAAGGAACAGTAA